One region of Anaeromyxobacter paludicola genomic DNA includes:
- a CDS encoding cold-shock protein has translation MATGVVKWFNDAKGFGFITQDGGGEDVFCHHTAIEAEGFRSLAEGQKVEFEVKRGPKGLQAANVRAI, from the coding sequence ATGGCGACTGGTGTTGTGAAGTGGTTCAACGACGCGAAGGGCTTCGGGTTCATCACCCAGGACGGCGGGGGCGAGGACGTCTTCTGCCATCACACCGCGATCGAGGCGGAGGGGTTCCGCAGCCTCGCGGAAGGCCAGAAGGTCGAGTTCGAGGTGAAGCGCGGCCCGAAGGGACTCCAGGCCGCGAACGTGCGCGCCATCTAG